One part of the Marispirochaeta sp. genome encodes these proteins:
- the priA gene encoding primosomal protein N': MVPADQGTVLTVFIEVALNLPLNKTFTYKLPEDSVVSTGYRVEVDFRRRKVIAFVLSVSPDPPSGDFKVKEILRPLDDEPIFGESEVDLAQWTARRYFSSIGEVLGSMLPGGKKESSMPSILPEDDVPISQFELSDEQQKAVRAILDTDTRPVYLYGITGSGKTAVFFSAARDVLQRGGGVIYLVPEISLTHQLVREAVARFGDTVSVWHSRITPSQRLKEWKRIRSGEARLVIGARSAVFAPLEDLGLIIIDEEHENSYKSGSTPRYHARQIAMYRMKKSTAALVMGSATPSAEAAYLMEQGVLRTLHLTRRLAGGAPPAMKIVDMRGEKGIISAELSAALKNTLADKRQAILFLNRRGFSYFFHCKSCGYEMRCEHCSVSLTFHKSRGIMLCHYCGYQTRPVQVCPECGSLDVGYSGYGTEGIESEIASLFPEARVARVDTDSVSRKGSLKKNLADFKQGKLDILLGTQMVAKGLNFPGVRLVGIVMADTTLMLPDFRAAERTFALLTQVAGRAGRFHPDGEVLIQTYHNQSPAIQLAAEGRQNEFYRKELMVRNSLRFPPFARLIRILFRGKNREKVQDAADIFCSYMERDLPPGIDLLGPSEAPLAVISGNYRVHSILRGGDFSVLYDFCRFFLERVETPGGVYREVDVDPVNLL, from the coding sequence TTGGTACCGGCTGATCAGGGAACGGTTTTAACAGTGTTTATCGAGGTTGCCCTTAACCTTCCTCTTAACAAAACATTTACCTACAAGCTGCCGGAAGATTCCGTGGTAAGCACTGGATACAGGGTAGAAGTAGACTTTCGCAGACGAAAGGTTATTGCATTTGTTCTGTCTGTCTCTCCCGATCCGCCCTCTGGTGATTTTAAGGTGAAGGAGATTCTCCGTCCCCTTGACGATGAGCCGATTTTTGGCGAAAGCGAGGTTGATCTTGCTCAATGGACGGCCAGACGCTATTTTTCATCCATCGGGGAAGTCCTGGGCAGCATGCTTCCGGGAGGGAAAAAAGAGAGCAGCATGCCCTCCATTCTTCCGGAAGATGACGTTCCGATCTCTCAGTTTGAACTTTCTGATGAACAGCAAAAAGCTGTTCGGGCAATTCTGGATACGGATACCCGGCCGGTTTACCTGTACGGTATAACCGGATCCGGTAAAACAGCTGTTTTCTTTTCCGCGGCCAGGGATGTTTTGCAGCGGGGAGGAGGTGTTATCTACCTGGTTCCGGAGATATCCCTGACCCATCAGCTTGTACGGGAGGCGGTGGCCCGCTTTGGCGATACCGTATCGGTCTGGCACTCCAGGATTACCCCGTCTCAACGCCTGAAAGAGTGGAAACGTATCCGTTCAGGAGAGGCAAGGCTTGTTATCGGCGCCAGAAGCGCAGTTTTTGCTCCTCTTGAAGATCTGGGACTGATTATTATTGACGAAGAGCATGAGAACTCCTATAAATCCGGTTCGACTCCCCGTTACCATGCACGACAGATTGCCATGTACAGGATGAAGAAGAGCACTGCCGCCCTTGTTATGGGAAGCGCGACTCCTTCGGCAGAAGCGGCTTATTTGATGGAGCAGGGAGTGCTGCGTACCCTGCATCTGACCCGGCGTCTTGCCGGTGGGGCGCCTCCGGCAATGAAGATTGTGGATATGCGGGGCGAGAAGGGGATTATAAGTGCGGAATTATCCGCCGCCCTCAAAAACACCCTGGCCGACAAGCGCCAGGCGATCCTGTTTTTAAACCGCCGCGGATTTTCCTACTTTTTTCACTGTAAAAGCTGCGGTTACGAAATGCGCTGCGAACACTGTTCGGTATCCCTGACGTTCCATAAATCCCGAGGCATTATGCTGTGCCATTACTGTGGGTATCAGACTCGTCCGGTCCAGGTCTGCCCTGAATGCGGCTCTCTGGATGTCGGTTACTCCGGCTACGGTACTGAGGGTATTGAATCGGAGATTGCTTCTCTTTTTCCCGAAGCCCGGGTAGCCAGGGTGGATACCGATTCGGTATCCAGAAAGGGCAGCCTGAAAAAAAATCTGGCAGATTTCAAGCAGGGAAAACTGGACATTCTTCTGGGGACGCAGATGGTGGCCAAGGGTTTGAATTTCCCCGGAGTTCGGCTCGTGGGGATTGTAATGGCTGATACTACCCTGATGCTGCCGGATTTTCGGGCCGCCGAGAGGACCTTTGCCCTGCTGACTCAGGTGGCAGGAAGGGCGGGTCGTTTTCATCCCGATGGAGAGGTGCTTATACAGACTTACCATAACCAGTCACCGGCTATTCAGCTGGCGGCTGAGGGCCGCCAGAACGAATTTTACCGGAAGGAACTCATGGTACGGAATAGCCTCAGGTTTCCGCCCTTTGCCCGCCTGATTCGGATTCTCTTTCGGGGAAAAAACAGGGAAAAGGTGCAGGATGCTGCGGATATCTTCTGCTCCTATATGGAGCGGGACCTTCCTCCAGGTATCGATCTACTGGGCCCCAGCGAGGCCCCGCTGGCGGTTATTTCCGGCAACTATCGTGTCCACAGTATCCTGCGGGGAGGGGATTTCTCCGTACTCTACGATTTTTGCCGCTTTTTTCTTGAACGGGTGGAGACCCCCGGCGGAGTCTACAGAGAGGTAGATGTCGATCCGGTTAACCTGTTATAG
- the fmt gene encoding methionyl-tRNA formyltransferase, with protein sequence MKILFAGTPEIALPCLELLYREGYISGVLTSPDASKGRGRILVPSPVKARALELGLPVFTPQRLGKEAREEIAGIDADLLAVVAYGKIFGPRFLELFPLGGINLHPSLLPQHRGPAPLPFTILNGDREWGLTVQKIALETDAGDILLQKRHSLEGTETTGELTAKAASEGSEAMLKAVRGLEDGSLQAVPQRHQDASYSRLLSKEDGIIDWHQPAEHISRMVRAFNPWPGAYTSFQNQKLTIWEAQVIPENSGADSGKVTAVDRKRGILIQTGEGLLAVRALQLQGKKHLPWQSFVNGVRGIEGSILGGTNEELRR encoded by the coding sequence ATGAAGATCCTTTTTGCCGGAACTCCGGAGATAGCTCTGCCCTGTCTGGAACTCTTATACCGTGAAGGGTATATTTCAGGAGTTTTAACCAGTCCCGATGCCTCAAAAGGCCGGGGAAGAATCCTTGTCCCTTCGCCGGTTAAGGCCAGGGCTCTTGAACTGGGGCTGCCGGTCTTTACCCCTCAACGTCTGGGAAAGGAAGCCAGAGAAGAGATTGCAGGGATCGATGCCGACCTGTTGGCCGTGGTAGCCTACGGAAAAATATTCGGTCCCCGTTTTCTTGAGCTGTTTCCCCTGGGGGGAATTAACCTGCACCCCTCGCTTCTGCCGCAGCACAGAGGTCCCGCACCCCTGCCTTTTACCATCCTGAATGGTGACCGGGAGTGGGGTTTGACTGTACAGAAGATCGCCTTGGAGACGGACGCCGGGGATATACTCCTGCAGAAAAGGCATTCTCTGGAGGGGACAGAAACAACCGGAGAACTCACCGCTAAAGCAGCCAGTGAGGGATCCGAAGCCATGCTGAAGGCGGTTAGGGGCCTCGAGGACGGTTCGCTGCAGGCTGTTCCTCAGCGTCACCAGGATGCGAGCTATTCCCGGCTGCTAAGTAAAGAGGACGGCATTATCGACTGGCATCAGCCGGCGGAGCATATTTCCCGCATGGTTCGTGCATTCAATCCCTGGCCCGGGGCTTACACGAGCTTTCAGAACCAGAAGCTTACCATCTGGGAGGCACAGGTTATACCGGAAAACAGCGGTGCCGACAGTGGAAAAGTTACGGCAGTAGACAGGAAGAGGGGAATTTTGATACAAACTGGAGAAGGTCTCCTCGCTGTCCGGGCACTGCAGTTGCAAGGAAAAAAACACCTTCCATGGCAATCCTTCGTTAACGGCGTACGGGGGATCGAAGGATCGATTCTTGGAGGAACCAATGAAGAACTTCGTCGGTAA
- a CDS encoding DUF2225 domain-containing protein — MNKITFFSKKPLACPVCNASFHREEMLTGSGRLIAGNLTEELRRLYEVNKKYGVVHPLVYPVTVCPSCFYAAFFSDFSDVPQDAIPELKKNGEKRVSVIRPIFPELEFREPRGLKEGVASYYFALMCYDFFPKFAAPTIKQGLASLRAAWLCNDLHAAMPNENFDYMARLFYRKARFFYTLAVEYESDGTESLGNAGNLGPDLDKNYGYDGVLYLASYLEFKFGPQEDPEKREKSLLLAKRIVARIFGMGKATKSKPEAILNCSRNLFDAINNALREFGGADA, encoded by the coding sequence ATGAACAAAATCACTTTTTTTTCCAAGAAGCCGTTGGCCTGTCCGGTATGCAATGCCAGTTTTCACCGGGAAGAGATGCTCACAGGGAGCGGGCGTTTGATTGCCGGAAACCTTACCGAAGAGCTGCGGCGGCTCTATGAGGTAAACAAGAAATACGGAGTCGTCCACCCATTGGTCTATCCGGTTACCGTATGCCCCTCGTGTTTTTATGCTGCCTTTTTCTCAGATTTCTCCGATGTTCCTCAGGACGCGATCCCTGAACTGAAAAAGAACGGCGAAAAACGCGTTTCTGTAATACGGCCGATTTTCCCGGAACTGGAATTCCGTGAACCCAGGGGGCTTAAGGAAGGGGTGGCCTCCTATTACTTTGCACTGATGTGCTACGATTTTTTCCCGAAGTTCGCAGCTCCGACGATTAAACAGGGATTAGCGTCATTGCGGGCGGCGTGGCTCTGTAATGATCTGCATGCGGCAATGCCGAACGAAAATTTTGATTACATGGCCCGGTTGTTTTATCGAAAGGCCCGGTTTTTTTATACTCTCGCGGTTGAGTACGAATCTGATGGTACAGAAAGTCTGGGAAATGCCGGCAATCTGGGACCGGATCTGGACAAGAACTACGGTTACGACGGTGTCCTCTATTTGGCCAGTTATCTCGAATTCAAATTCGGTCCACAGGAAGATCCGGAAAAACGGGAAAAGTCCCTCTTGTTGGCGAAACGCATTGTGGCCAGGATATTCGGTATGGGAAAAGCCACAAAGAGTAAACCCGAGGCAATATTAAACTGCTCCCGGAATCTGTTTGATGCAATAAACAACGCGTTAAGGGAGTTCGGGGGAGCTGATGCCTAG
- a CDS encoding uracil-DNA glycosylase: MNRILTKYRDILNDFEDLHTGTYRRDHGTISGNLQLEGDKAGQKAEKDIGSYTLDELAEIIRSCKACPLGSLRKNAVPGEGSRKPEVMIIGEAPGGQEDLSGTPFVGAAGQYLDKWLDAVNLSREDNAFIANVIKCRPPNNRDPEEAEMKNCFPYLLAQIDLLQPRAILCLGRFAGRKITGMETSLRIMRESTHSFKGVPVVVTYHPSAVLRNPELRRPVWDDLRRLAGILGTG; the protein is encoded by the coding sequence ATGAACCGTATTCTGACTAAGTACCGCGATATCCTCAACGATTTTGAAGATCTGCACACCGGCACTTACCGCCGTGACCATGGAACAATATCGGGAAACCTGCAACTTGAGGGAGATAAAGCAGGGCAGAAAGCCGAAAAAGATATAGGCAGCTATACCCTGGATGAGCTTGCCGAAATAATTCGCAGCTGCAAGGCTTGTCCGCTGGGATCTCTGCGGAAAAATGCCGTACCTGGTGAAGGCAGTAGAAAGCCGGAAGTTATGATCATAGGTGAAGCGCCCGGCGGGCAGGAAGATTTAAGCGGAACCCCCTTTGTCGGAGCTGCCGGTCAATATCTGGACAAATGGCTCGATGCGGTCAATCTTTCCAGGGAAGATAATGCCTTTATTGCGAATGTCATTAAATGCCGCCCTCCGAATAACCGCGATCCTGAAGAAGCGGAAATGAAAAATTGCTTTCCTTACCTGCTTGCCCAGATCGACCTTTTGCAGCCCCGGGCAATACTCTGTTTAGGGCGCTTTGCCGGTAGAAAAATCACCGGTATGGAGACAAGCCTGCGAATAATGCGGGAATCTACCCACAGCTTCAAGGGAGTTCCTGTTGTAGTTACGTATCATCCCAGTGCCGTACTGCGGAACCCGGAACTGCGTCGCCCGGTGTGGGACGATCTTCGGCGCCTCGCCGGCATTCTTGGTACCGGCTGA
- the dtd gene encoding D-aminoacyl-tRNA deacylase, translating to MRAVVQRVKSARVEVESETVGQTGEGILVYLGVGVEDTEKDLKYLSDKVANLRVFPDESGKMNISVSEKKGGILVISQFTLFADARKGRRPSYNNAATPDKARTLYEGFVNSLKEKGLTVATGIFQARMNVISLNDGPVTILLDSHKQF from the coding sequence ATGAGAGCCGTAGTTCAACGGGTAAAATCCGCACGGGTTGAGGTCGAATCAGAAACAGTAGGACAAACAGGAGAGGGTATCCTCGTATATCTTGGTGTCGGTGTGGAGGATACCGAAAAGGATCTGAAGTATTTGTCGGACAAGGTTGCCAACCTCCGCGTATTCCCCGATGAATCCGGAAAAATGAATATCTCGGTATCAGAAAAAAAGGGCGGAATCCTGGTGATCAGTCAATTCACCCTTTTTGCTGACGCGCGTAAAGGTAGACGTCCATCTTACAACAATGCTGCAACTCCAGATAAAGCCAGAACACTTTACGAGGGCTTTGTAAATTCCTTGAAAGAAAAAGGTCTTACAGTGGCTACCGGAATATTTCAAGCACGTATGAATGTAATAAGTCTGAACGACGGACCCGTGACGATCTTACTGGATTCGCATAAACAATTCTAG
- a CDS encoding PASTA domain-containing protein: MKNFVGKLRSLLPSENDSPEHRYFKTVIFLALGTIILMLLAGFVTFMVTIRGPEQTMVPNVIGNDLENALVALQEKELYPHLQLRYSSTPADKGTVLEQDPNPGAIVKAKSKIVLRVSKGSIIERIDNYVGWNIEDLEIHLKSLVSVHGPMLSIKEPVQRIYNELAEGTILSQSPEPGTEITTQTALELVVSRGPQTGTILVRDYTDMPYMEAVESLIRQNIYFTVSARNADQNEDAGIVVSQNPAPDADVPRESLHQLVITRPEDLPEDHVFGILEKSLPNYSIPATITIDAVSPEGVRKTRLELQHKGGLLSIPYLEPENTVLLILIEGTERIRFTVKEEN; the protein is encoded by the coding sequence ATGAAGAACTTCGTCGGTAAATTACGATCACTACTTCCCAGCGAGAACGATTCTCCCGAACATCGCTATTTCAAAACAGTAATTTTTCTTGCCCTGGGAACAATTATACTTATGCTGCTGGCGGGATTTGTTACCTTTATGGTAACAATACGGGGGCCGGAACAAACCATGGTACCGAATGTAATCGGCAATGATCTGGAAAACGCCCTGGTTGCTCTGCAGGAAAAGGAGCTCTATCCTCATCTTCAGCTTCGTTATTCATCAACCCCTGCGGACAAGGGTACCGTTCTTGAACAGGATCCCAATCCCGGTGCAATAGTCAAGGCTAAATCAAAAATTGTGCTGCGGGTAAGCAAGGGATCAATCATCGAGCGTATTGATAACTATGTAGGATGGAATATAGAAGACCTGGAGATACATCTGAAAAGTCTTGTATCGGTTCACGGCCCCATGCTCTCGATTAAAGAGCCGGTGCAGCGGATTTATAACGAACTGGCGGAAGGGACAATTCTTTCCCAGTCACCGGAGCCGGGAACAGAGATAACGACGCAGACAGCCCTTGAACTGGTTGTCAGTCGGGGACCGCAGACCGGGACTATTCTTGTGCGGGATTATACCGATATGCCCTATATGGAGGCGGTTGAGTCGCTGATTCGACAGAATATCTACTTTACGGTTTCAGCCCGTAATGCGGACCAAAATGAGGATGCGGGGATAGTAGTATCCCAGAACCCGGCCCCGGATGCAGATGTTCCCCGTGAGTCCCTGCACCAGCTTGTAATTACCCGTCCGGAAGATTTGCCGGAAGACCATGTTTTCGGTATCCTTGAAAAGAGTCTTCCCAATTACTCCATTCCGGCCACCATAACCATAGATGCCGTTTCACCTGAGGGTGTACGGAAAACCCGGCTGGAGTTACAGCACAAGGGAGGACTCCTCTCTATTCCCTATCTGGAACCGGAGAACACAGTTCTGCTTATTCTTATCGAAGGCACCGAACGGATTCGTTTCACGGTAAAAGAGGAGAACTGA
- a CDS encoding CdaR family protein, translated as MNIRQLLERTAHNWPVKVLSLTLAVLLFLFYRISSLEERFFSAPLEVRINENFVPADPYPRNARVTIRGDRDAVFNIIEDDIQVFADFSDFKREGIFKAPLQYHKQGSALSVDYLEITVEPVEVKLELEEKSEKVVEVVPNIVGYPARGYELGQYFVSPEKLRIEGPRSSVQDIRSIMTEPIDLTNLRSSITLKVGFETEPEDMIRFPDYKEVEFRGIIQETRLIRTFEGIDLLLLDLDEGFTIKSDIPAGSIKFQGTQLVLEAVSPEDFALVIDGSLIRSPGVYRLPVEAEVPGEILILNYEPEEITLTVEEAEGL; from the coding sequence TTGAACATTAGACAGTTGCTTGAACGCACAGCCCACAACTGGCCTGTAAAAGTGCTCTCCCTGACCCTTGCTGTGCTACTTTTTCTGTTTTACAGAATATCGAGTCTCGAAGAGCGGTTTTTCAGCGCACCCCTGGAGGTCCGGATCAACGAGAACTTTGTTCCCGCCGATCCATATCCGCGTAACGCCCGGGTTACTATCCGTGGCGACCGGGATGCGGTCTTTAACATTATCGAAGACGATATCCAGGTATTCGCCGATTTTTCCGACTTCAAGCGGGAAGGGATTTTCAAAGCCCCCCTGCAGTATCACAAACAGGGAAGCGCTCTTAGCGTGGATTATCTGGAGATTACTGTAGAGCCGGTAGAGGTGAAACTGGAGCTTGAAGAAAAGTCAGAGAAGGTCGTGGAGGTAGTTCCGAATATAGTCGGCTATCCTGCCAGGGGCTATGAACTGGGACAGTACTTTGTTTCTCCAGAAAAACTGCGTATAGAAGGCCCCAGGAGCAGTGTGCAGGATATCAGATCCATTATGACAGAGCCCATAGATCTTACCAATCTTCGCAGCTCCATTACTCTTAAAGTCGGATTTGAAACCGAGCCTGAAGACATGATCCGATTTCCAGATTATAAAGAGGTTGAGTTCCGGGGGATTATTCAGGAGACACGGCTTATCCGGACATTTGAAGGAATCGATTTGCTTCTGCTTGATCTGGATGAGGGGTTCACCATTAAATCGGATATTCCTGCAGGCAGCATCAAGTTCCAGGGAACCCAGCTCGTTCTGGAGGCCGTCAGTCCCGAGGATTTTGCTCTGGTTATCGACGGCAGCCTTATCCGTTCTCCAGGGGTCTACCGCCTTCCCGTTGAAGCCGAAGTTCCGGGGGAAATCCTGATTTTGAATTATGAACCTGAAGAGATTACCCTGACGGTGGAAGAGGCGGAAGGTTTATGA
- the truA gene encoding tRNA pseudouridine(38-40) synthase TruA yields MPRIRLDLSYDGTMFCGWQLQKTDPSVQGALETALETLTGTMTRVIGSGRTDSGVHALNQTAHFDSDASIPPEKYSLALNSILPPGVRIYRSLAVGEDFHARFSARKRTYRYYIKPGPKTSPFCESRVYRIRRYPDILQLNTLASALIGTHDFTTFTAAGDASDSRVRKIVAASFFPKGGLLVFQISGNAFLWRMVRSIVGTLLDLEQKGEEPQMLEKIISARDRNFAGPTAPAQGLYLYKVYYNEPYSD; encoded by the coding sequence ATGCCTAGGATCCGGCTGGATTTAAGCTATGACGGAACCATGTTTTGCGGATGGCAGCTGCAGAAGACAGACCCTTCTGTGCAGGGAGCTCTGGAGACGGCCCTGGAAACTCTAACCGGAACAATGACTCGGGTTATCGGTTCCGGCAGAACTGATTCAGGGGTCCATGCCCTGAATCAGACAGCTCACTTCGATTCTGATGCGTCGATTCCGCCGGAAAAATATTCCCTGGCCTTAAACAGTATTCTGCCGCCGGGTGTACGGATTTACAGAAGTCTTGCTGTCGGGGAAGATTTCCATGCCCGATTCAGTGCTCGTAAACGAACTTATCGTTATTACATTAAACCGGGGCCGAAAACCTCTCCTTTTTGCGAAAGCAGGGTGTACCGGATTCGCCGCTATCCGGACATTCTGCAACTGAACACTCTGGCGTCCGCTCTGATAGGTACTCATGATTTTACAACCTTTACCGCAGCCGGAGATGCATCGGATTCAAGAGTCAGGAAAATAGTGGCCGCCAGTTTTTTTCCGAAAGGCGGGCTCCTGGTTTTTCAAATAAGCGGAAACGCTTTTCTTTGGCGTATGGTGCGCTCCATCGTTGGAACACTTCTCGATCTTGAGCAGAAGGGGGAAGAGCCGCAGATGCTGGAAAAGATTATTTCTGCCCGTGACCGTAATTTCGCCGGACCGACAGCACCAGCCCAAGGACTCTATCTTTACAAGGTATATTATAATGAACCGTATTCTGACTAA
- a CDS encoding holo-ACP synthase, with translation MILGIGIDIVHVTRMAHWLETPELMDRFFHPSEIDDALRRGKSAALSLAARFAAKEAFGKALGTGLHGLILKEIRVKNNRFGKPDIELLGMAKKALSDFGGTRVHLTMTHERDNAVAMVVLEGEGQ, from the coding sequence ATGATACTGGGTATTGGAATAGACATTGTGCATGTAACCCGCATGGCACATTGGCTGGAAACTCCGGAACTTATGGACCGATTTTTTCACCCGTCGGAAATTGACGACGCACTGCGGCGCGGCAAGTCAGCGGCTCTCTCCCTGGCTGCCCGCTTTGCCGCCAAGGAGGCCTTCGGTAAGGCCCTGGGGACCGGTTTGCACGGTTTGATCCTGAAAGAGATCCGGGTAAAAAACAACCGCTTTGGAAAACCTGACATTGAACTCCTGGGTATGGCAAAAAAAGCATTATCCGATTTTGGCGGTACACGCGTGCATCTTACCATGACCCATGAACGGGATAACGCGGTTGCCATGGTAGTTCTTGAAGGAGAGGGGCAATGA
- the def gene encoding peptide deformylase encodes MMNIVTLGDDVLREKSTRVEEFDQNLSRLIEDMHNLLRGQGIGLAAPQVGILKRFFICQPEGHKLWVFINPEITLTSEEQVDYEEGCLSIPGIWSDVVRPSQVQVQAFNEKGRPFRVDADGILARVIQHELDHLNGVLFIDHLSQVKRDKAVREYDKRNAKTQV; translated from the coding sequence ATGATGAATATTGTTACACTTGGCGATGATGTTCTGCGGGAAAAGAGCACAAGAGTAGAAGAGTTTGACCAGAACCTGAGTCGTTTGATTGAAGATATGCATAATCTTCTGCGGGGGCAGGGCATTGGCCTTGCTGCGCCTCAGGTTGGAATCTTAAAACGGTTTTTTATTTGTCAGCCCGAAGGTCATAAATTATGGGTTTTTATTAATCCGGAAATAACCCTGACCTCGGAAGAACAGGTTGACTACGAGGAGGGTTGTCTGAGTATCCCCGGTATCTGGTCCGACGTTGTCCGTCCGTCCCAGGTGCAAGTTCAGGCCTTTAATGAAAAGGGCCGTCCCTTTCGGGTCGACGCCGATGGAATACTGGCCCGGGTTATTCAGCACGAACTTGATCATCTGAACGGCGTCCTGTTCATTGACCATTTATCCCAGGTGAAACGTGACAAAGCGGTCAGGGAGTACGATAAAAGGAATGCCAAAACACAGGTATGA
- a CDS encoding tetratricopeptide repeat protein → MLEAEIPAAIEHGIRSYQNGKFAEALRSFRSVLTDTRLEDHQDDAYFWMGKTYIAMGEYEEAASNIEYFLSSFQDSPLKAEGLYQKGRLLYLQRDFDPAIQVLYSFIKQYPEDLYVANAYFWIGESLYSIGHFDEAEEVFRYIDEEYPSSYKIEAARFRLQLIQFKYRENELVKLLKISHEEYLKAVEEFIQREKAYEQALSEYQKRLAVVLSDDLQEELDRLNARVKEQEIKISQLEDQNRQLRSQTGSEAPGQDTTASRVSPTDTDVIRELLNMKAEALELKEYYLGLIERSGQ, encoded by the coding sequence ATGCTGGAGGCAGAGATTCCTGCGGCAATCGAACATGGGATACGGTCGTATCAGAATGGAAAGTTTGCAGAAGCTTTACGAAGTTTCCGCAGCGTGCTGACGGATACGCGCCTGGAGGATCATCAGGATGATGCCTATTTCTGGATGGGAAAGACCTATATCGCCATGGGAGAATACGAAGAAGCTGCCAGTAATATCGAGTATTTTCTCTCGTCTTTTCAAGACAGTCCTTTAAAGGCGGAGGGACTCTACCAGAAGGGCAGGCTGCTGTATCTTCAGCGGGATTTTGATCCGGCAATACAGGTTCTTTACAGTTTTATTAAGCAGTATCCGGAGGATCTGTATGTAGCCAATGCGTATTTCTGGATTGGAGAATCCCTGTACAGTATTGGGCACTTTGATGAAGCTGAAGAGGTCTTCCGGTATATAGATGAAGAGTATCCCTCAAGTTATAAAATAGAAGCTGCCCGTTTCAGACTGCAGCTTATACAGTTTAAATACCGTGAAAACGAACTGGTTAAACTCCTTAAAATCAGTCACGAGGAGTATCTGAAGGCCGTAGAGGAGTTTATTCAGCGGGAGAAAGCCTATGAGCAGGCCTTGTCGGAGTACCAGAAGCGTTTAGCTGTCGTACTCTCTGATGATCTTCAGGAAGAGCTTGACCGGCTGAATGCCAGGGTCAAGGAGCAGGAAATAAAAATCAGCCAGTTGGAAGATCAAAACAGGCAGCTGCGTAGTCAGACCGGCAGCGAAGCCCCCGGACAGGATACTACCGCATCCCGTGTTTCTCCCACAGATACCGATGTAATTCGCGAACTGTTGAATATGAAGGCAGAGGCTCTGGAATTAAAAGAATATTATCTGGGTTTGATTGAACGGAGCGGTCAATAA
- the rpe gene encoding ribulose-phosphate 3-epimerase, translated as MAPLIAPSVLSADFTDIAGAVRLIESSGADWVHLDVMDGSFVPPITFGSQMVRDIRAITDLPLDAHLMVDNPEKQIESFAAAGADYITVHAEATVHLHRILQSIRDLGVKPGVSIVPSTPVESLGEILHEVDLVLIMSVNPGYGGQKLIPSSLAKVERLVQLRKEKSLSYLVSIDGGVNRSTIESVQKSGVDVVVAGSAFFNSEDPAAEVSVLRGRDRFL; from the coding sequence ATGGCTCCCTTGATCGCACCTTCAGTTCTTTCCGCAGATTTTACCGATATTGCCGGCGCTGTACGCCTGATAGAGTCGAGCGGAGCTGACTGGGTACATCTGGATGTGATGGATGGCTCCTTTGTGCCGCCGATTACCTTTGGCAGCCAGATGGTCCGGGATATCCGCGCCATAACCGATCTTCCCCTGGATGCCCATCTTATGGTTGACAATCCGGAAAAACAAATCGAGAGTTTTGCTGCCGCCGGGGCGGATTATATTACTGTGCATGCCGAAGCAACGGTCCATCTCCATCGAATTCTCCAGAGCATTCGGGACCTGGGGGTTAAACCCGGTGTATCCATAGTCCCGTCTACTCCGGTAGAAAGTCTCGGAGAAATCCTGCATGAGGTTGATCTCGTCCTGATAATGTCGGTAAACCCCGGTTACGGTGGCCAGAAGCTTATTCCTTCGAGCCTGGCAAAGGTGGAACGACTTGTACAGCTGCGAAAAGAAAAATCTCTATCTTACCTGGTGTCCATTGACGGCGGGGTTAACCGCAGCACAATAGAGAGCGTTCAAAAAAGCGGAGTCGATGTAGTTGTTGCCGGCAGCGCCTTCTTCAACTCTGAAGATCCAGCCGCTGAAGTATCTGTTCTGCGGGGTCGTGACCGCTTTCTTTAA